A portion of the Segatella copri DSM 18205 genome contains these proteins:
- the uxaC gene encoding glucuronate isomerase: protein MKQFMDENFLLDTKTAQDLFHNHAAKMPIIDYHCHLIPEMVANDHKFKSITELWLGGDHYKWRAMRTNGVDERFCTGTDTSDWEKFEKWAETVPYTFRNPLYHWTHLELKTAFGINKQLSPKTAREIYDECNEKLQLPEFSARGLMRHYNVECVCTTDDPIDDLRYHKQTRESGFEIKMIPAWRPDKAMNIEKPDFADYMNKLGEVAGVNLVTFQDMFDALQKRHDFFTENGCKLSDHGIEEFYDEPYTDSQIETIFAKAMRGQQLSALEIRQYKHAFLKVCAEMDHAADWTQQYHYGAIRDNNTLMYNKLGADTGFDSIGEFTTAKAMSSFLNELNMEGKLTRTILYTLNPCANEVIATMLGNFQDGSCPGKIQFGSGWWFNDQLDGMTRQMNALSVLGLLSRFVGMLTDSRSFLSYPRHEYFRRLLCNLLGNDVEKGLLPNDMESLSRMVEDISYNNARNYFKFY, encoded by the coding sequence ATGAAGCAATTTATGGATGAAAACTTCCTGCTCGACACGAAGACAGCACAGGATCTTTTCCACAATCATGCGGCTAAAATGCCAATTATCGATTATCACTGCCACCTCATCCCTGAGATGGTAGCCAATGATCACAAGTTTAAGAGTATTACAGAACTTTGGCTCGGCGGCGACCACTACAAGTGGCGTGCTATGCGTACCAACGGTGTAGATGAGCGCTTCTGCACAGGTACTGATACTAGCGACTGGGAGAAGTTCGAGAAGTGGGCTGAAACAGTGCCTTATACATTCCGTAACCCTCTCTATCACTGGACTCACCTGGAGCTCAAGACTGCTTTCGGTATCAATAAGCAGCTCAGCCCTAAGACTGCCCGTGAAATCTACGATGAGTGTAACGAGAAGTTGCAGTTGCCTGAATTCAGTGCTCGTGGCTTGATGCGTCATTATAACGTAGAGTGCGTTTGTACAACAGACGACCCAATCGATGACCTGCGTTACCACAAGCAGACACGTGAGAGCGGTTTCGAAATCAAGATGATTCCTGCTTGGCGTCCAGACAAGGCTATGAACATTGAGAAGCCAGATTTCGCTGACTATATGAACAAGCTCGGTGAGGTAGCAGGTGTTAACCTCGTTACATTCCAGGATATGTTTGATGCTTTGCAGAAGCGTCACGACTTCTTTACTGAGAACGGCTGTAAGTTGAGCGACCACGGTATCGAGGAGTTCTACGATGAGCCATACACAGATTCTCAGATTGAGACTATCTTTGCCAAGGCTATGCGTGGTCAGCAGCTTTCTGCTCTCGAAATCCGTCAGTACAAGCATGCATTCCTCAAGGTTTGCGCTGAGATGGATCACGCTGCCGACTGGACACAGCAGTACCACTATGGTGCTATCCGCGACAACAATACACTGATGTACAACAAACTCGGTGCTGATACCGGTTTCGATTCTATCGGTGAGTTCACTACAGCCAAGGCTATGAGCAGCTTCCTCAATGAGCTCAACATGGAGGGTAAGCTCACTCGTACTATCCTCTATACATTGAACCCATGTGCCAACGAGGTAATCGCTACCATGCTCGGTAACTTCCAGGATGGTTCTTGCCCAGGTAAGATTCAGTTTGGTTCTGGCTGGTGGTTCAACGATCAGCTCGATGGTATGACCCGCCAGATGAACGCACTCTCTGTATTGGGTCTCCTGAGCCGTTTCGTAGGTATGTTGACCGACTCACGTTCATTCCTCAGCTACCCACGTCACGAGTACTTCCGTCGTTTGCTCTGCAACCTCCTCGGCAATGATGTAGAGAAGGGCTTGCTTCCTAACGACATGGAGAGCCTCTCTCGCATGGTAGAGGATATCTCTTACAACAATGCTCGCAACTACTTCAAGTTCTATTAA
- the truA gene encoding tRNA pseudouridine(38-40) synthase TruA produces MRYFIFFGYDGTNYHGWQIQPNANSVQQELQRALSILLRKEMEVVGAGRTDTGVHARHMAAHFDTDRIPMEPDQLVYRLNRILPRDIAVYEVMEVAPEMHARFSAISRTYHYYIHTQKDPFERHYSLQMNYPLNFEKMNEAAQHFLHHEDYAAFCKAGGDNKTTICHVTAARWIQTSPTTWYFEITANRFLRNMVRAVVGTLIDVGREKITMEQFLDILHNGSRSDAGESMPGNALFLEDVGYDFKD; encoded by the coding sequence ATGAGATATTTCATATTCTTCGGTTACGACGGCACCAACTACCACGGCTGGCAGATTCAGCCCAATGCCAATTCGGTGCAGCAGGAGTTGCAGCGCGCCCTCTCCATACTTCTGAGAAAGGAAATGGAGGTGGTGGGAGCAGGAAGGACCGATACCGGCGTACATGCACGACACATGGCAGCCCACTTCGATACCGACAGGATTCCGATGGAACCCGACCAGCTGGTATACCGCCTGAACCGCATCCTGCCCCGCGACATCGCCGTATACGAAGTAATGGAGGTAGCCCCGGAGATGCATGCCCGTTTCTCTGCTATCTCGCGCACATACCATTATTATATACATACGCAGAAAGATCCGTTTGAGCGCCATTATTCACTGCAGATGAACTATCCCCTGAATTTCGAGAAGATGAACGAGGCTGCTCAGCATTTTCTGCATCACGAAGACTATGCAGCGTTCTGCAAGGCGGGTGGCGACAACAAGACTACCATCTGCCACGTAACAGCCGCCCGATGGATACAGACCTCTCCTACCACCTGGTATTTTGAGATTACCGCCAACCGGTTCCTGAGAAACATGGTGAGAGCCGTAGTAGGTACACTCATCGATGTAGGCAGAGAAAAGATTACGATGGAACAGTTTCTCGATATCCTGCACAACGGAAGCCGCAGCGATGCAGGCGAAAGCATGCCGGGTAACGCATTGTTCCTGGAAGACGTGGGGTATGATTTCAAAGATTAA
- the dapA gene encoding 4-hydroxy-tetrahydrodipicolinate synthase, which translates to MAQNIFKGLGVALITPFNTDGSVDYQSLKRLVEFQIDNGADFLCILATTGEAPCLTQEEKDKITELVKDVNKGRIKILKYCGGNNTAAVVEEIKNTDWSGIDGILSICPYYNKPSQEGLYQHFKAIAQASPLPIVLYNVPGRTGINMKPETTCRIARDFPNVVAVKEASGSLEQVDEIIKNKPDNFDVISGDDALTFSMIASGAAGVISVIGNALPKAFSRMIRLEFRGEYEPARKIHHSFTELYSLLFVDGNPAGVKALLNDMGFIENELRLPLVPTRIATKQKMSDILKTLNI; encoded by the coding sequence ATGGCACAGAACATATTCAAGGGTTTAGGTGTTGCCCTTATTACTCCTTTCAACACCGATGGCTCGGTTGATTATCAGTCGCTCAAGCGATTGGTAGAGTTTCAAATTGACAATGGTGCAGACTTCCTTTGCATCCTTGCCACAACTGGTGAGGCTCCATGTCTTACACAGGAAGAGAAAGATAAAATCACAGAATTGGTAAAAGATGTGAACAAGGGTCGCATCAAGATATTGAAATATTGTGGCGGTAATAATACTGCTGCTGTCGTTGAAGAAATCAAGAACACCGACTGGAGTGGCATCGATGGCATTCTCAGTATCTGTCCTTACTATAACAAACCTTCTCAGGAAGGTCTCTATCAGCACTTCAAGGCCATCGCCCAGGCTAGTCCGCTGCCTATCGTGCTCTACAATGTTCCTGGCAGAACCGGTATCAACATGAAGCCTGAAACAACCTGCCGTATCGCCCGCGACTTCCCTAATGTGGTAGCCGTGAAGGAGGCTAGTGGCAGTCTGGAGCAGGTAGATGAGATTATCAAGAACAAGCCTGATAATTTTGATGTTATCAGCGGCGATGATGCGCTTACCTTCTCAATGATTGCCAGTGGTGCTGCCGGCGTTATTTCTGTTATCGGCAATGCCCTGCCTAAGGCTTTCAGCCGTATGATCCGTCTCGAGTTCCGTGGCGAATATGAGCCAGCCCGTAAGATTCATCATTCTTTTACCGAGCTCTACAGTCTGCTCTTTGTTGACGGTAACCCTGCCGGTGTAAAGGCGCTCCTCAATGATATGGGCTTCATCGAGAACGAGCTCCGTCTGCCTCTGGTTCCTACCCGTATTGCAACCAAGCAGAAGATGAGCGACATCCTGAAGACTTTGAATATCTAA
- a CDS encoding M13 family metallopeptidase encodes MKTKVLFAALLLSATTAFAQQEKLGSGIDKTNMDLTIKPGNDFYRYAAGNWMKNHPLDAEHTDNGAFTDLFEQNQKRIQDIILEYASKPQQKGSLGQKIGSLYNLRMDSVRLNKEGWAPIKPTLDRIAAIKDRREYQLVTAQLDFRGEGTMMYGIGVGADLRDAANNLVEVDQSGLGLGVRDYYVNDDEQTKKIRDAYKAYMKKLFQMVGNDEATAQKKMEAVMAIETRIAKASYSQVQLRDIDKNYHKMTYNQLVLDYPGIDWGNVFLASGFPAFKEICVGQPEPIHEVEKILAETSLDDLKTYAEIKVISGATSVLSDDFRAVSFELSKVMSGVQQDRPRWKRAVSTVSGVLGEAIGKIYVEKYFPESSKKRMLELVHNLQTALSQRIDEATWMSAATKAQAKDKLENFIIKIGYPDKWKDYSGLQVDDSLSLYENMANISEFFTKDEIARKVNKPVDKTEWGMTPQTINAYYNPTTNEICFPAAILQPPFFDPTADDAMNYGGIGGVIGHEMSHGFDDQGSQFDKTGNQHNWWTAADKKNFESRTKILVDHFNKIELAGKKVNGQMTLGENIGDNGGLNIAFRALQNVMKIEKLGVKDGFTPEQRFFLAWARVWAGNARPEYLQYLMTVDVHSPNEARVNGALPMVDSWYKAFNIKKGDKLFVPKNKRAHIW; translated from the coding sequence ATGAAAACAAAAGTATTATTCGCAGCATTGTTGCTCAGTGCAACAACTGCTTTTGCCCAGCAGGAGAAGTTGGGCTCCGGTATTGACAAGACCAACATGGACTTGACCATTAAGCCGGGTAATGATTTCTATCGCTATGCCGCAGGCAACTGGATGAAGAATCATCCACTCGATGCCGAGCATACCGACAATGGTGCTTTCACCGATCTCTTTGAGCAGAACCAGAAGCGCATCCAGGACATCATCCTTGAATATGCTTCCAAGCCACAGCAGAAGGGGTCACTCGGACAGAAGATCGGTTCGCTCTACAACCTCCGTATGGACAGCGTTCGCCTGAACAAGGAGGGATGGGCACCTATCAAGCCAACTCTCGACCGCATTGCAGCCATCAAGGACCGCAGAGAGTATCAGCTCGTTACCGCTCAGCTCGATTTCCGTGGCGAGGGTACCATGATGTATGGCATCGGTGTGGGCGCCGACCTTCGTGATGCCGCCAACAACCTCGTTGAGGTAGACCAGAGTGGTCTCGGTCTTGGTGTACGCGATTACTATGTAAACGATGACGAGCAGACCAAGAAGATTCGTGATGCATACAAGGCTTATATGAAGAAGCTCTTCCAGATGGTAGGCAACGACGAGGCTACCGCCCAGAAGAAGATGGAGGCTGTGATGGCTATCGAGACCCGCATCGCTAAGGCAAGCTATAGCCAGGTACAGCTTCGCGACATCGACAAGAACTATCACAAGATGACCTACAACCAGCTCGTGCTCGATTATCCTGGCATCGACTGGGGCAATGTGTTCCTGGCATCCGGTTTCCCTGCTTTCAAGGAAATTTGCGTGGGTCAGCCTGAACCAATCCACGAGGTTGAGAAGATTCTCGCAGAGACCTCTCTGGATGATCTGAAGACATACGCAGAGATCAAGGTGATTTCTGGTGCAACCAGCGTATTGAGCGATGATTTCCGTGCCGTATCCTTTGAGTTGAGCAAGGTAATGAGCGGTGTTCAGCAGGACCGTCCTCGCTGGAAGCGTGCCGTAAGTACCGTGAGCGGTGTGTTGGGCGAGGCTATCGGAAAGATTTACGTAGAGAAGTACTTCCCGGAGAGCAGCAAGAAGCGTATGCTCGAACTGGTTCACAATCTCCAGACTGCGCTTTCACAGCGCATCGACGAGGCTACATGGATGAGTGCTGCTACCAAGGCACAGGCTAAGGATAAGCTGGAGAACTTCATCATCAAGATCGGCTATCCTGACAAGTGGAAGGACTATAGCGGATTGCAGGTAGATGACAGCCTTTCTCTCTACGAGAATATGGCAAATATCTCTGAGTTCTTTACCAAGGATGAAATCGCCCGCAAGGTGAACAAGCCGGTAGATAAGACAGAGTGGGGAATGACTCCTCAGACTATCAATGCTTATTATAACCCAACTACCAACGAGATCTGCTTCCCTGCAGCTATTCTCCAGCCTCCATTCTTCGACCCGACAGCTGATGATGCGATGAACTATGGTGGTATCGGTGGTGTAATCGGTCATGAGATGAGTCATGGCTTTGACGATCAGGGCAGCCAGTTTGACAAGACCGGTAACCAGCACAACTGGTGGACTGCTGCTGACAAGAAGAACTTCGAGTCTCGCACCAAGATCCTGGTTGACCATTTCAACAAGATTGAGTTGGCTGGCAAGAAGGTAAACGGCCAGATGACCCTGGGTGAGAACATCGGTGACAATGGTGGTTTGAATATTGCTTTCCGTGCACTTCAGAATGTGATGAAGATAGAGAAGTTGGGTGTGAAGGATGGATTTACTCCAGAACAGCGCTTCTTCCTGGCATGGGCACGTGTATGGGCAGGCAATGCCCGTCCTGAGTACCTGCAGTATCTGATGACCGTGGATGTTCACTCTCCAAACGAGGCTCGTGTAAACGGTGCCCTCCCAATGGTGGATTCATGGTATAAGGCATTCAACATCAAGAAGGGCGACAAGCTCTTTGTTCCTAAGAACAAGCGTGCACATATCTGGTAA
- a CDS encoding DMT family transporter, whose product MWLVLAFLSAALLGFYDAFKKKALSGNAVIPVLFLNTLFSSLIFLPFIVMSYTGNSLDGTMFHVAEGGWEVHKYIVLKSFIVLSSWIFGYFGMKHLPLTIVGPINATRPVMTLVGALLVYGEVLNLYQWIGVILAIISFAMLSRSGKKEGIDFKHNKWIYFIVLAAVLGAISGLYDKYLMAPPENDGVGLDRMIVQSWYNIYQCFLMGAMLLMIWWPTKKNSTPFHWHWSIIFISIFLSAADFVYFYALSLPGAMISIVSMIRRGSVIVSFLFGAAIFHEKNLKAKFVDLLLVLLGMLFLYFGTK is encoded by the coding sequence ATGTGGTTAGTATTAGCATTTCTCTCAGCAGCGCTGCTGGGATTTTATGATGCCTTCAAGAAGAAGGCACTTTCAGGTAACGCAGTGATTCCCGTGCTCTTTCTGAACACGCTCTTCTCATCGCTCATCTTCCTGCCGTTCATCGTAATGAGCTATACAGGAAATTCGCTGGATGGAACGATGTTTCATGTAGCAGAAGGCGGATGGGAAGTTCACAAGTACATCGTGCTCAAGAGTTTCATCGTATTGAGCAGCTGGATCTTCGGTTATTTCGGCATGAAACACCTGCCGCTCACCATCGTAGGACCTATCAACGCCACCCGACCGGTAATGACACTCGTAGGCGCCCTGCTGGTTTATGGCGAGGTACTGAATCTGTATCAGTGGATTGGTGTCATACTTGCCATCATCTCCTTTGCCATGCTTTCGCGCAGCGGCAAGAAAGAGGGTATCGACTTCAAGCACAACAAATGGATTTACTTCATCGTGCTGGCTGCCGTGCTCGGTGCAATAAGCGGTCTCTACGACAAGTATCTGATGGCTCCACCAGAGAATGATGGTGTAGGATTAGACAGAATGATTGTGCAGAGCTGGTACAACATCTACCAGTGTTTCCTCATGGGAGCCATGCTTCTGATGATATGGTGGCCTACCAAGAAGAATTCTACCCCATTCCACTGGCACTGGAGTATCATCTTCATCAGTATCTTCCTTTCGGCAGCCGACTTCGTATATTTCTACGCTCTGAGTCTGCCTGGCGCCATGATCAGTATCGTGAGCATGATTCGCCGCGGTTCGGTCATCGTCAGCTTCCTCTTCGGTGCAGCCATCTTCCATGAGAAGAATCTCAAGGCGAAGTTCGTAGACCTTCTCCTCGTTCTGCTCGGAATGCTGTTCCTCTATTTCGGAACAAAGTAA